ACCCGGGAGGAGGGCAACATTATATTGTCCTCCTGCAAAATCATCATTGATGGAGAATAGTCACTGGTCAAAGAGTTTATGGCCAGGACTGGCCTAGGCCAGAGTGTATTGGAGCGGttcatcattaaaaaaatcGCAGACTGGGTGAGGACCGCGCGCAGGTTGCGAAAGATCCAGACATaagaaaacaaattacattCACTGCCTTCTGAAATATTCCTGATAATGATTGTGTATGATTTCTgctgattgaaaaaaaaagttcttattTGTTGTATTGTTGAATTTGTGGCACGTTCCAATCTCTATGTAATAATGACTTGattttgtatatgaaaaaaaatgaaaaaaaggcATAGGGTATGcttaaaaaaaagagaaaagaaaagaaattacATTCACTGCTTTCTGAAATGTTCCTGATTatgattttgtatgatttttttttttttaaattcaaatttttctTGTCACATTcaaaaaatacattatgtataatatCTATTGATAGTaataagggtcaaagaagtaatataaacagtataatccagataacactggatcctcacataaatgtatggaggatacgaattacttgtaatgattatatggggcaaagaagtaattcaaacagtgtggacaatgaggcttgttaaattttcgaggcaatccgcccctttatcaaaacacaaaaaatacaaatacaatcacataatatatataagaagtactggaaatacaataaaatacaataagaataatgttttagtaactggagaaacaacaatgaacccttcggcaaacgtgggccgaaggcggatactagcgtgactgtatcatgttcaacactagaacgctatgcgaccaacggcagagatattttgaattcccccgtACGTGAAACTATATCGAAGAGTTCAAaacgattcgtccctaaatactgctagtggacgacattgcattgatatcagatttcagaataaaaatgttgcattatcgtctctacagtgattgattaagtCCTTGAGTGCCACAGGATTCTCTTAGAGAGTGCCAAGCCAAAATCGACGGCTGGGAGATTTGAAAaaagtatgacgtcacaatataacAATGGACTATTCTGATGACGTCACGGTATTGTACTGACTCCGCTCAACTAGTTCAGCACAGTCAACGTTACACATGATTTTACTTCATGTACATACGTGCTATCCGATCCATTTTCGACGCTTGGAAATGTGCGGAATGGTAACAACTTGATTACACATATATGATACTATATTACATCAATAGACTGCAGTCTTTACCTGTATGCTTGACATTTTGTCGAGCAGAGCAAAGCAAGATTTCCGTCTGAGAATGGGCAACTATTTGTACCGCAAATTCACCGCCATGCGAAGTAGATTTgtttctaatgatacattttaaGAGGAAGTTAGCCGGTTTATATGACTAGTGTGTACACAAACCGTTACCAGCTCTTGCCACGTGGAGGCCTCCTCTTAGTAAGAGCCACGCGGtttttttggttatttttgtggattttttttaaacaatttttttttctgttttcgtttttttcaTTACACGTGTAACATGCTCGTGTTATAATCTGATGACATATCGCAAATTCTTGCTACGAGTTTTATGTGTACCAATTAAACTATTGATAGTCCACTTTGCGGAAACTTTCATTTGAATCTTGGCTAAAACAAGTAAGGTGATTTTGAAAATTCAGCATCATTTAGGTTAGCGATTGTCACATCACTCACCGTAATTCATGCTGTTACAAGTTATATGACTGACTGGGCATGTACATTAATGATAACACATGAGTGATAATAGCAGTTTATTGTTCAACGTCACGTCGGCATACATGGTCATTCATGCATTGGGCGTGTAATCCACGGTGGCACATTCGACATGCGCTTCTAGCACGACGTCTTCCATTCCCATCATGACGTGAACATACCACGCATTCTCTCTGACCATTGATGGGAACCACACCCATGGGATTATGGCGACGTCGAATTCCACCAGGTATACGCTGGTCAAGCTGTTCTTGACATAGACTTTCCACAATGAGTTGGATAAACTCAACGCGACTAACAATTAGGTGTCGgtcagtgttgtgtgtatagCATATGTATGCATTCAACAACATTCTGTGTATCATGTTCCAAACAACCTTTTTCCAAGCTTTTACACTTTTCCTATTGTCGTCATATGTCGATGTGAGTTGGTCATTAAGGTCAACCCCTCCCATGAACCGATTATATAGATTTACCATTTCCGGTTTTTGCCTCACGTTTGTTACTGTTGCTGTTTGACAATTTGATATCAAACGGGCGGGTTTCCTGGTAGGCTTCTCTTTGTATGCGCATAGTAAAATACTGCCCTGTCGCATGTATACAGCTTGTCCTGCGTTGAGAATCGGTTTTTTGATGGCTTGTGGTTGACCTCTGGCATTGGCTCGAAATGTACCGGTAAATCTAGTACCCGCCTCTAGCAGTCGCTTTGCCATGTCTATTGACGAAAAAAAACCCGTCTGTAAATAAGTGGTACCCTTTGTTAAGGAGGTCTGCCGCTTCCATCAACGTGAATACCACGAATGATCCCTGTGTCTGTCCGGCTGGTGTGGGGTCGTACCTTTTACCTCTATATATTGACATATGCATGATATACCCGCTGACAGACTCGACAAGCATCCATAACTTTATTCCAAACTTGCAGTGTTTAGTAGGAATGTACTGAGTCATTTCTGTTCTGTTTTTTGAACTTATAAGAGATTCGTCAATGCTGATATGTTTAGATGGAATGAAATGTCGTTTAAATTGCATGTTTACATGATTTACGAAATGCTTGAATTTATCAGATGGGTTGTAATTTGGGCTGTTTCTTGGTTGAATTTTGGAATTGTCGACGGTATGAAAAAATCTGAGAATGTTTTGAAATCTGTTACGGGACATGACTGATGGAAACCAAGGCGTTCGCTGACTCTGCAATTTGTTAGTCCAATACGATTTAATGGATGGTTTCTTAATCAAACCCATGTTGATTAGTATTCCCAAAAATGCCTTGAACTCCCGGAGGGTGACGCGCCACCATGCTCGTGCCCGGGATTTCGGCCCCAATGTTGCCGCCGACGTCCTAAGGAAATTCCGTGCAAACCTTTATGAAGCATGGAAACAGGTAAACTAGTTTAAAACATCAGTATATCTGGTAACATTATCTATTACCAGGTAATATAGTCTtgatataacaggtatatatgtcacataatacaatacTCATCTGTCGTAAAAGTCGTAATGATCTAAGATATTTACAGTaacttatataacaacattcaTTAACTGAAATACAACTTTACAAACCCATCCCGACACGTTAAAAATCGATCCCTGGAATTAAAAGCGGATAAAGTCGGAGACGGCAATActctacatgtattaaataatcAAAAGTGAAAAGcacatacattatatcattAGCTGAGGTTAAACAGTACATGTTTGTTTTCAGCATGCATTTTTGCATCAGGTGAGTAGTGAAAAAAAGCAGGAAGTATGCTAATGGTGGAGAATTCCGTTGTGGCATATTCCGTGGGCCAAACTCCTCGTCATACACTGGCATGTCTTCTTGTCGCTGTTGTTCCGGGGGATACGCCCGTACCCACGGCGCAAACACACGTCTAGCCATTGTCAAGACGATCAAATTCTACAGAAAAACACCGGCGATTAGGCTATCGCAGACGCTCCGTCGACTGGGGACATTGACGTCAGTACTAGTGACGTCATACTATCTATGACGTCATTCTCATTGTTGACCCGCCCGTTTACTGGATGAGGCTCTTGGCACTCAAGGGAGGTATGCAAGAGCCTCAAATGTGGCTCTGTGGCACTCTAGGGgttaaatatcgtgtacaaagtctgaaaagcTTTTAGAAAAATATCTTCTAGATAattagaattatagagagtggtgtgaaaaaaacTACTacgaatatttatcaagactgagaatataagaaatacgaatgccgaagtgtccctacaggacgctacgaaacgaaacgtcgttccagagaaagatactggattaccaatctccaaacctgctaccctcggggtatgaacgaacgttaaAGACGTCTTCTGGATGTATTCTCCATCTGACCATTATATTTGActattcatgtagttaattattcaatttgttaaaattttcataattgctgtactttttggggcatctattcattgttgctctttgagactcatatttagtcgcctcccgccatcatgcaacagcatcttggtccgagttggcccgaatcgtctgtttcccgtagcgtcctgtagggacacttcggcattcgtatttcttatattttcagtcttgataaatatttgtggTAGTTTTTTCACACTTAATAGATACATAAATGATGACCAAAGAGACTGTACGTGACAACATTCCCAGaataaatgtaataatgttTCTCTTCCATCACTACAGAAAGTTCATCTTTCTGTTTCAATCAATTTGCATTTCGTTAATTTGGAATTAGTATATATAATTCT
This genomic stretch from Pecten maximus chromosome 13, xPecMax1.1, whole genome shotgun sequence harbors:
- the LOC117340514 gene encoding uncharacterized protein LOC117340514, with product MAKRLLEAGTRFTGTFRANARGQPQAIKKPILNAGQAVYMRQGSILLCAYKEKPTRKPARLISNCQTATVTNVRQKPEMVNLYNRFMGGVDLNDQLTSTYDDNRKSVKAWKKVVWNMIHRMLLNAYICYTHNTDRHLIVSRVEFIQLIVESLCQEQLDQRIPGGIRRRHNPMGVVPINGQRECVVCSRHDGNGRRRARSACRMCHRGLHAQCMNDHVCRRDVEQ